The sequence GCTACGTGACCCGGCATCGGCTGCTGCGCTGGATCGCGGCCTGCACGGCCATCAGCAACCTGTTCGGCCAGATGGCCCAGACGGTGCTGCTCGTGTTCGCCGTCCGCGAGCTCGACATGAGCCCCGGCCTGATCGGCGTCGTGTTCTCGGCGGGCAGCGTGGCCGCCCTGGCCGCGGCGTTCGTGTCGACCCGGGCCCCACAGCGGATCGGGGTCGGGCCGACGATCGTGGGCGCCGCGGCGATCGGCAGTGCCGCCGGCCTGATCCTGCCGCTCGCCACCCGGTCGAACGGCCTGGCGTTGCTGGTCGGCTGGAGCCTCGTCGTCGCCTTCGCGGGCGTCCTCTACAACGTGACCCAGGGGAGCCTGCGCCAGGCGATCACCCCAGAGCGGATGCAGGGTCGGATGAACGCCACCATGCGGTTCATGGTGTGGGGGACGATCCCCGTCGGGTCGCTGCTCGGGGGAGTGCTCGGTGAGGTCATCGGCCTCCGGCCCACGCTCGTCGTCGCGGCGGTCGGTGGGCTGACGGCGGTCGTCCCCGTGTTGTTCTCCGATGTGCGGGACCTCCACGAGGTGCCCGACGGCACCTTGGTGGGCGCGTAGGATCCCGGCGCGATGCGGTGGACCGTGCACGGAGAGCGGGGCGTCTACGAGTCGGAGTGGATGCGGCTGCGGCTGGCCGACGTGGAGCTGCCCGACGGGGTGCGGTTCGAGCACCACGTCGTGCGGTTCCCACGGGGAGCGTCAGGCACCGTGGTCCACGATCCGCAGCGAGGGCTCCTGCTGCTGTGGCGGCACCGGTTCATCACCGACACCTGGGGTTGGGAGGTGCCGGCCGGGGCCATCGACGACGGCGAGACGCCCGAGGAGGCGGCGGCCCGGGAGACGCTCGAGGAGACCGGCTGGCGGCCCGGTCCCCTACGCCTGCTGACCCGGTACCACC comes from Acidimicrobiales bacterium and encodes:
- a CDS encoding NUDIX hydrolase, whose protein sequence is MRWTVHGERGVYESEWMRLRLADVELPDGVRFEHHVVRFPRGASGTVVHDPQRGLLLLWRHRFITDTWGWEVPAGAIDDGETPEEAAARETLEETGWRPGPLRLLTRYHPSNGATDQEFNLFVADGATYVGEPHDPYESERVEWVAVEKVRELVARRQVQDGLSLTALLWFLAFPTA